The Fibrobacter sp. UWEL genome includes the window GGACGTTCCATCGACGCCTATCTTTACGGTCACACCCACATTTGGGACTTGCACAAGAATTTCAAGAACATCCTGATGGTAAACCCGGGCTCCACCAGCCTGCCTAAGGGCGGTAAGGTTGCCTCATTTGGCGTCTACGAAAGCTATGATAAACCAGACCATCGCGGTAACCTAGCGAAATTTTCAATTCACGCGCTTGATACCGGCAGGGAAATCGCAAGCTTCGAAATCAACGACAGGAATAATGAGATATGAGTTATGAATTATGATTTGCATAACGATTTTTCATATTTCACCTTTCATTTTTCATTTATTAAAAACTTACTATAATTGAATATATGGTTCTGAACGTAATTTGGCTTATCTTTTTCTTTGGCGCTTTTATCGCCTGCGTCGTCCAGTGGTTGGCATTTGGCGATAGCGGTATTTTCAACAAGGCAATCCTGGGTGCTTTTGACATGTCCAAGACTGCGTTCGAAATCGCCCTGGGTCTTACAGGTATCTTGAGCCTTTGGCTGGGCATCCTGAAAATTGGAGAAAAAGCTGGCGCAGTCCAGATTTTGGCCAAGTTGGTTCAGCCCCTCTTTAGCAGACTTTTCCCGGAAATTCCTAAGGGACACCCCGTGGTGGGCACCATGCTCATGAACATCAGCGCCAATATGCTGGGTCTTGATAATGCGGCAACCCCTATGGGACTTAAGGCCATGAAAGAACTCCAGGACTTGAATCCCAACGAAGACAAGTCCGTCGCCAGCGATTCCCAGATTATGTTCCTGGTGCTGAACGCCAGCGGGCTTACCTTGATTCCTGTCAGCATCATGACTTACCGCGCCCAGATGGGTGCAGCCAACCCTAGCGACGTTTTCCTCCCCCTTCTGCTTTCTACGTTCTTTAGCACCATGGCGGGCATTTTCGCCCTCAGTTTCTTCCAGAAGGTCAAGCTGAAGGATCCTGTAACTGTAGCATGGCTGGGCGGCCTTTCCTCCGCCGTCATTGCCATCATGTTCTACTTCAGTCACCTGACAGCGGAAGCCATCGGTACCACCAGCCTCTTCATTAGCGGTATTGTGCTCTTCGGCGTAATTGTTGCATTCCTCGGCCTAGCCTGCTATCGCAAGGTTCAAGCCTACGAAGCCTTCGTGGAAGGTGCCAAGGACGGTTTCCATACTGCAGTGATGATCATCCCCAACCTGGTCGCCATTCTTGTGGGTGTTGCGGTATTCAGAGCTAGCGGAGCCATGGACCTTTTGATGAATGGTATTTCCGCACTGCTGGGTATGATCGGCGTAGGAAATGATGTAGTACCCGCCCTACCGACAGCGATTATGAAGCCATTAAGTGGTAGTGGCGCCCGCGGCATGATGATCGACGCCATGAAGACTCTTGGCCCCGATAGTTTTGCTGGCCGCCTGAGCTGTATGTTCCAGGGTGCCGCCGACACCACCTTCTACATTATCGCCGTATACTTCGGTTCTGTTGGCGTCAAGAAGACTCGTCACGCCGTGACCTGCGCACTCATCGCCGATGCCGTAGGCGTCATCGCCGCCATCGCCATCGCCTACATCTTCTTCCCGCCAGTTGG containing:
- a CDS encoding nucleoside recognition domain-containing protein, with the translated sequence MVLNVIWLIFFFGAFIACVVQWLAFGDSGIFNKAILGAFDMSKTAFEIALGLTGILSLWLGILKIGEKAGAVQILAKLVQPLFSRLFPEIPKGHPVVGTMLMNISANMLGLDNAATPMGLKAMKELQDLNPNEDKSVASDSQIMFLVLNASGLTLIPVSIMTYRAQMGAANPSDVFLPLLLSTFFSTMAGIFALSFFQKVKLKDPVTVAWLGGLSSAVIAIMFYFSHLTAEAIGTTSLFISGIVLFGVIVAFLGLACYRKVQAYEAFVEGAKDGFHTAVMIIPNLVAILVGVAVFRASGAMDLLMNGISALLGMIGVGNDVVPALPTAIMKPLSGSGARGMMIDAMKTLGPDSFAGRLSCMFQGAADTTFYIIAVYFGSVGVKKTRHAVTCALIADAVGVIAAIAIAYIFFPPVG